GGGGCAGATCGCGAAGGCGAGAATATTCTCGCGCGCATAGCCGCGCGCGATGCTCTTGGTCATGCCGACCATCCCCGCCTTGGACGCGGCATAATGCCAGTGTGCCGGGCTATCGCCGCGATAGGCGGCGCGGCTCGCGATGTTGACCAGACGGCCGCCCTCGCCCCGCTGCTGCCAATGCTTCACCGCAAAGCGGCTGAGCTGCGCCGACGCGGTCAGGTTGACCTGCATCGTCCGCTCCCACGCGGCGAGCCATGCATCGTCGTCGAGGTCGATCGGTGCCGCCTCGAAGATCCCGGCATTGTTGATCAGCACGTCGATCCGCCCGTCGAGCTGGTCGAGCGCCGTCCGCCACAGCGCAGCGGGCGCGTCCGAATCGGTGAAGTCGGCGGGAATGCCGCTCGCGGTTCCCTGCCCCACCGCGCGGACGTCGCGACCGTCGAAGCTGGAAAGGATCGCGGCGCCTATGCCGCGGCTGGCGCCGGTCACGAGGATATGGGTCGTCATGGCGGACGGGTTAGTCGGAACATCCCGCATGTCAAATCTCCCCTCCCGCTTGCGGGAGGGGAGCTTACGCCGCCACGCTTGCCGAAAAATCCGTCGCCGCGTCGCTGAGCTGGCCGAGCCGCGCGTCGATCTCGCCGAATGCGTGTTCGAGCGAGTCGATCTCGCCCGCCACGGCATGGCTGTCCTCACGGATCGCGCCTATCGTGTCGGACATCGAATCGGCGGCGAGCGCAGTCTCGTCGACTGCCGCAGTAATCGCGGTGACGGTCTGCGCCT
The genomic region above belongs to Sphingomonas sp. J315 and contains:
- a CDS encoding SDR family NAD(P)-dependent oxidoreductase, translating into MTTHILVTGASRGIGAAILSSFDGRDVRAVGQGTASGIPADFTDSDAPAALWRTALDQLDGRIDVLINNAGIFEAAPIDLDDDAWLAAWERTMQVNLTASAQLSRFAVKHWQQRGEGGRLVNIASRAAYRGDSPAHWHYAASKAGMVGMTKSIARGYARENILAFAICPGFTMTGMADDYLASRGGDKLLADIPLGRVAMPDEVATMARFCALEAPASMTGAVLDVNGASYVR